The Belonocnema kinseyi isolate 2016_QV_RU_SX_M_011 chromosome 1, B_treatae_v1, whole genome shotgun sequence genomic interval TAAAAAACACGCGACAGTTGGTATCAATGGAGAACAACGCAGACATTGTGGAGCCAGCATGAGGTGGCAAGGTGCCTATACGTTCGTGTCCTTGTGAGACTGTGCAACGTCTTCCTACCATACCAAACATTCTTATTCGCAATTAAAGTAAGTGCGCATGCGCGattacaattaaaagaaagaaattttatataagGTTTCATGCTCATTATTTTCAGCAtcttaattaatttgaaactaaacaacGGTCTACGGAAGTTATTAATatgagttttgtttaaaattcttccagATCATGGGTAAGTATATTATCCTTTTTTTCGAGCGAGGTAGGCtcatgtgaatttatttttattattgataactgtggaatatttatgtttttaactgTGAGATGTGGTATTATGTGAtacttttgtttttaagtttGCAGGTGTTTAATTTTTGCATGCAATGTTATGCCGATTCTTCCCTTTAGTGATACATTGTTTAatcatttagaataatttattccttcctttataaaatatttcacaagttaTGTAGAGATTAGGAACGTTCTTCACATTTTTGTGCAGAGGATACTGTAATAATATGTTTTAAGGCACATAAGATGCAGGTGTAAGTTTCAATTTGATATGGAGTAGGTATGATGTTCTGTTTGATCTTTTAAGTAACAAAACTTGATGCAAATAGCTTCAaagttatttattatatcacGTAAAATACTTTCAAAGTTATATCTTGCTTTGTTCTAGCATTTTCTATTGCATCATatagttttgagaaaaacaaggataatTTATTGCTTCCTTTATAAACTATTTCACAAGTCATATAGAGATTAAGAACGTTCTTCACATTTTTGCACAGAGGATTTGTAATAATATGTTGTAGGCAGGCTTCGGTTACAACGAAATGCCttcttgttttgtaaatttacgttagaataaaatttaataattcaaattcataattgtagttaaTGGCAGTGGCGTAGATAGCTTTttgtgatgggggggggggggggggggatataatttcacaatttttttcacattaaagttaTTCTTATTGGTTCTCTTTTTTATAATCATGGGAATCACTTATCATATTGTataacaacaaacaaaaaatacgaatacaCTTTTTCACTTGGTTGCTCTCAATATGCAAAAAATTCTTGCaataattaaagaaggaaatcAAGTTTTCGGGATTTTTTCGATAACTCATCTATGACTTCATCAGCTGTGATTGCAATGTCATGATGAATAGCCAGAGCAGCCAATCCATTCAAGCGATTCTACAATaagaaaaatgagacaaaaataaatttgtaaatttggaataaaatttatagatcttAAAGCAAAGATAATTACTTACTTCTTTTGTCGTATTTCTCAGAATCGTCTTTATCCGTTTCAAACTTGAGAAAGTGCGTTCTGCAGTAGATGTCGATACCGGTAAAGTAGCTAATGTCCTCAGCAATAAATTGATATTCGGAAAATTTTCTTCTGGACAATGATCAAGCGCATCCAATGAGTTTCCAGGTTTGATATCACCTCTACGAATTAAATATCTCTTCCACACTTCTAATTCGACAAGAACAGCATGTGGCCCCGCAGTGAGAAATTCCTGATAAAATTCGACTGTCTTGATGAATTTGTCAGCTACTTTTTCGATTTCATTCAAATCGTGCTTGAAAAGAGCCGAAAATCCTTCTAATATATTTTCATGTTTAGTGAATCTTTCTCCAAGATCCATGATATAAAAATCTAGGAAAGGATTGAACACTGTCACATGAAAATAATCTTTCGTACTTTGAACTTCAGGATTTGCCCGATTTTTTTGTCTACGCGCTATTCTTTTGTGTTTGATCTCAATGTCAagattttcagctcaaaaaaacctcaaaaaatcttcacACACAATATGATGGCCTTCGTTTTTCCCGCTCACATATCGAATGCACAGTGTAACCTGCTCGATGGTAGTCAAATCTTGTGTTTCATCCGTCaaaattgagtaaaattttgCAGCTTTGATTTTAGACATTGCCTTTTGGGTCAAAATTTCATAACAAGCGTCGATAATTTCATTCTGTATAGACGGACTCGTAAATTTATCCCGTTTTCTTGGACCTTCTAGGTGGCTACGAAGAATTGGATCTCCCTTTGCTCTATACTTTAATAAAGCTCTGAAATTTCCTTCGTTCGGTCCAGTAAAGTCGTCTTGAATAACAATATTTCCACTGTCACGATGTCCACGCAAAGCCAACTCTTGTCGTCCAAGAACTATTATTGCTTCAACGACAGGAATcatattttgtctatttttcaagatttgcTGTTTCCGGGACTCATCGATTAGATTTTCAATAGATTCTTCTCGATTTTGCACAATGCGCAAAAAATTATCACGGTCAGCAATTGCATGTATATGATAAGATTTTTTCTGATGTTCTTGAAAAGTCTGTAATAAAAGTCAAAATAACACGTGAAAATCTTATAAAAGAATCTtctatgaaattttcatttatttcgaaaactctCGGTGGTGTTTCTAAAAGTATGTTCAAGGTGATAATTCTAAAAGGTAATATCATATCGTGAATGCAAAAAATGATCgctaaaaaaaatgcagaaatgaTTTTAACGCTATAAGTAGCATTGTTGTACTTtttatactataatttttttcgcgatCATCACCCGGAATCAACTTTTCAAATAAGTATctggataattttttcaaaaaacaaccaaaaaatacaacctAGTGGAATAATATGGTTTTTATAAAGTGAAATCGATACGAATTATTTGACTGGGTGAGTTAAAAGAATATTGAAGAATTATAGATAAACTTATgaataattaatgattaaaaagacatcatatattgtataaaaaatgctCAAAACTTACTTCTTTTGCTTTTTTCCAATTGTCGAATTTCGTTTTTACTAATTGATCCAAAGTTTGCGATCCCTTGCCACCACTTTTAGCGAATGCTACACATGAAATACGAAATGCACCCTGGTGCAATTCTGAGTAGGCAAGCCAGGAAAATTCTTCCAGCCATTTATAACAAAACTTTAATCCTCGAGCTTCGAACTTTTGCAGAAACGGAAACGCATAATCTTTAGATGGcacccaaacattttttaataaattgaacgCTTGGGATTCACTTAAACGTGTGTCGACAAAATTTCCGATGTCATTTCTATTTACAACTACTTGAGGGGTGGATTGTTCAACACTCTCTCCACTTTCATCGAGAGAGCTTCGGTTGACTGTATTTTCACAGGAGCTTGACGCTTCACAACGAAGTCTCTTCGCAGTTGTTTCAGCagataattctgaattttttccattttcgctATTCTTGGCAAAGGGTGTTCTTGCCACTAAAAACCTTTTCATCATTAGATAACAACGTAAACAACAACGCGAACGTGATTATAAAATTGGTTATAAATTCGCAATATTTACTATATGAATTCGATACGTCCTTATCGATGACAGCGCCATTTTATGCCTTTCAATTGGTAAGCTTGTTTAGGCGCGGGAATTCCAATGTGTTCAAATTCATAACTATCATGAAAAGatgtttttctttctaattttagAGTGATATAAATGATTTTATACTGCAAAAAGGTTAATGTCATTTCGATAAATGAATGTATACATGAATATGTATAagcacaatatttcaaaaattatattttcaatttcccATGGGGG includes:
- the LOC117178570 gene encoding zinc finger MYM-type protein 1-like, whose translation is MKRFLVARTPFAKNSENGKNSELSAETTAKRLRCEASSSCENTVNRSSLDESGESVEQSTPQVVVNRNDIGNFVDTRLSESQAFNLLKNVWVPSKDYAFPFLQKFEARGLKFCYKWLEEFSWLAYSELHQGAFRISCVAFAKSGGKGSQTLDQLVKTKFDNWKKAKETFQEHQKKSYHIHAIADRDNFLRIVQNREESIENLIDESRKQQILKNRQNMIPVVEAIIVLGRQELALRGHRDSGNIVIQDDFTGPNEGNFRALLKYRAKGDPILRSHLEGPRKRDKFTSPSIQNEIIDACYEILTQKAMSKIKAAKFYSILTDETQDLTTIEQVTLCIRYVSGKNEGHHIVCEDFLRFF